One Mus musculus strain C57BL/6J chromosome 2, GRCm38.p6 C57BL/6J genomic window, CAGttcccaccaggcctggcttctctctcagcgACAACACAGCTCAAGCGTTCAGCGAGCCCTGCCATTCACATCATTCCTTGTGTCTTGCCTATACACAGCCCTGGTGGCTCGGCTCGCTGTTTAacagatcccactttgggtccctctGTCTATGCAGGGCCAGATTGCTGTAAGATGGTCAAACTTCTACCATCTTCTGTATTCCTGCCAGCAGACATTCCCAGATCTCAAATACCTTTCTGCCTAGGGCCAGCTGTTCCCTTATCTAAATCTCTTCTCAAATGTGTCCCTACTGCACACAGTCTAGGATCTGGGCAGCTCTCAGTGGCATAAGCAGGCATATGGTGAGTGCATGGACACCATATGATTGCCACTTGCTTGCTCTTGCAGTATAACATGCCCCCAGCACACTGCCcgttagagggctggagagatccgCTTAGAGCATTGGCTGATCTTCCCTAGGCCCTTGGTTGGATTCTCAGGACCCACATATTAGCTCTCAACTCTTTGTAATTTCAGTCCCGGCACCTTTTTCTGGCTCTTCAGGCACCAGGTCTGTCTGCAGCACACAGACATATTCAGGCAAATATTCATACATGGAAGAGCCATGCAAAGCACCCTAGAGGATCTGGGTGCTACCACCAGCCCACAAGGCCCAGCAACCTCTGGGCAGGATGATGCTGTGGCAGGGGCTCAGTAGTTTGTTGGATGCCTCTGGAGGTCTGGGGAACGGGACCAGGAATGAGCCCTAAATGCCACCCAGGCTTCTGTACTTCTCTATATGAGCTGCTCCCAGGACTACATACCCGTTCTGTGCTTCATGAACCATGTACCCCCAGGACTGCATACTCTGGCTTTGCTCCCCACGAGCCATGTTCCCCTTCCCAAATACCCTGACGTCTTCCCAGGGCAATCTGTATCCCCAGGGTCCACATACCAGGAGCAGCtacagcagcagcaccagcataAGCAGCAGGGATTGCGACTGGGAGGTCCTGAGGGGGCTGCGTCATGGCTGGACATCGAGGGAGGCCTGTCTGCCTCCTCTGGCCCTGTGTGCTGAGGAAGAGAGGGCTGTCTCAACCTCCACTCTAGAATTCACTGGGCCCTCTGTCTCTGCCCAACTGCCTGTGTCCCCAAGGTTATATCTTGAGCCCCAGGGGTCCAGGAACCCAAGAAATGGGTGGTGCCTACCTGTTTCTCAGCCTCATGTGGGGTGGGCATGGGTGAGTGGAGGGGGTTGCCCAGATTCTGTGGTGCCAGCTCTGGACCCTCACTGCAGCATAGGATCCTGGCAGATCTAAGAAGGAGGTTGGAATTCTGACTGAGGGCCTGTGATGCTGGCCCACCTTATAACCTGTGCACCCACCTCAGGGCGTGGTCAGAGTCCTGCCCCAGCCTTCTCCCCCAAGCCTGATTACTTACACCATGTGGAGAATCCCTAGTCAGAGACAGGGCTACTGCAGCCGGGCCTTCCATAGAAGGTTCTAAGACACCCCTATCTGTTCAGTCCCTGAGAAGCCGGAAACTTGGGTTCCTCTTTCTTGATTTCCGGCTCCTGGCCCCTCCCAAGGGGACTGGAGCTACAAGTGGGTATGGAGGGTATCAGATATTTTGATTACTCCCTTCCTCTAGGGAGCTGGGTAGAGATGCTACCCAGATGACTGCAGGGTGCTAGGCCTGAAGCACCGAATCCCTGACCAGGACTCAGAACAAGACCCCTGGAAGTGTGAGAAATGGGGTGTGCACTGATGAGAGGTGTGTACTCGGGGAACAGCTGCCTCAgacaccccactctcaccccgCTTTCCATCCATCTCCCTAGGATACAGAAGCTGGTGTTGGCATTGTAGGAGGATACACTGCTTAGCTGGAGCCTTGGGCTCTTCAGTGGAATTTCCTATGGTTTATCATTCTTGATGTTGGACCATACCTTCATAGGGGTTCTAGGAATCTCTTAGGCTACTGAAAACTGATTCAAATTCCAGTTTCCCCCGACAACATCCAATCAGCACCTTGGAGGCAGTTTTGAATGCTTCCTCTCTCCTCGGCCTGTGCCCACTTCTGTCCAGGTGGAAGCCATCCACGCTTTAAGCCTCTGCTTTGTCTACCTTCCTCTCATCAGCCTGGGGCACACATTTTCTCAGTGAAATTTACCCTCCTGTAGCCCTTCATTCAGAAGAGGCCTTTTAGTCCTCTTTCTGTCTGATCTCTGTATACTGGGCAGCTTCACCACCTGAGGCTTTCTGAGATGGTGGGTTCTCAAGTCTCCAAGCAAGCGAATCAGGACACACAAGTAGCTTGGGTTGTACTTTCCAGCAGTTGAGTTTCTAGGGAAAAGGGGTGGGGTAGCCTGAGGTCTCCATGCTGTTCAAAATCATCCCTCACCTGTCACCCTGTAGAGACCATTCCTCATGGGGTCCATCTCCAGTCAGCCGACTGGACATGGGGTCTGTACGCTGGGTGCCCTGcccctttttctagctccttgcACCCATCAAAGGTCAGTTGGGACCACCCATGTCGTCCAGGGTGCTCTTCACTACTGCCTCCTTTCTGGGCAAGGAGAGCCTAGAGTCTGAATCAGGGTTGTCCTGCTCCACATGCCTATTGGAGggttcctttcctccccaagcctCCCAGGTATTGGCCTCCCAAGTCTATGCTAAGAGGCCAGATTCAGCAAATCTGGTCTCTGGGGATAGAAGCTCTCTGGTGAATGGCTGTCAGTGTTGCTCTACAGAAGCAAAAAGAATGCCCAAGCCCACCCAGACCaaaaaaattccaggaaaaaAGTCATAACCTTTGGGAGGAGGACTGACCGGATCCGTTCTCACTTCCATCCAACACTGTCATTGTCCTACCTATACCTCCATGGCAGGGCCGGCCTCTCACCATGGCGAACCCAGCTGCCCAAGCCCACCTGTGGAATGGTAGGCCCCCACCCAGTTCCTGCTTTTTTGCAGGTGGGGTTGTCTGGAAGGCTGGTCTCCCCTTCACGGTccctcttgctgtctctggcgcCCCCACCCCTTTCTTAAGGAATTCGCCATGGCGCCCAACTCACCAGCGACCTAAAGGCAGATGGGGGCGGGAGGGCCAGGTTCGGACTGGGCCCCACCCTGGCTGCCGAAGGGGCGTGCTCTAAAGCAGTAGGGATTTAAGTCAGACAGCAAGACGTACTCCCGGGCACGAGGTAGAAAGGCTCACGGAGTCCCCGCTCAGATGGGGCCGAGGATGCAGCATTCACCCTTATGGCTCACCGGGCCAACTGCTAGCGGACCCAACTCGAAGGGTGGGTAAGGTGGCAGGTCGGGAGTCTCGTCTGGCCCCTCCCCACCAAGCTAGCGGGCAGGAGACGCGGAAACCTGGGTTCTTCCGGCCCCCACCTTTGAGCAATCACTTCTCAACGCTCTGAGCTGAAGAAAAAGGGGAACCTTGCTGCGGCTCTCCCTCCCCCACGCGCAAGGGGTGGGTCTGGTCCTACTGCGACCTAGATCCACGTGGACCGGTCACTGAAGTCCGGGAACAGAGCCGGCATCTATATCGCCAGGGCCCGTCCACGGTCCGGCGCAGCACTCACCGCCGCGTCCCCGAGTCACGCCGCCCGCGCGCTCCGAAGTCCTGCTGGTCGCCGGGGAGGGGGCGCAGTGCGCAGGCGCCTCCGCGGTACTTCCCCAAAGAGAGGGGCCGGGACTTCCTCGAGCCCCAGCGCTTGCTCGCCCGCAGTGCCCCGCCCCGCGGCGGCTCCTGTGCCCCACCCGCGGCTGGCGTGTCGTCCCGCGGTAGCGTGGCATGGTGACCCTGAGGGGTGAGTCGTACAGAGAGTGGATTGAGCCGGCGCTCCATTCTTGTTAGCTGGGTTTTCCCAACCTTTATGTTGAACACCAGAGCTGAGCCCTGTGTGCTACTTGGCTCGCCAGGATTAGAAGAGGCCTGTGGGAAGGACTGGCCTGTGGTACTGCCCCGTCTGGTCCGACTCTTCGCCTTTCTGAGGCTAGTCTGTAACGTAGCATTAAGAGTCTGTCACTCTGCATTCGAACTTTGCCCGAAAGGGAGGTTCAGGGACTGCAGCGTAAAGCAAGTTCTTACATCAAATCACCCCGAATGTTTCTGGGGCCTGGTTGAGTCCCTTCTGAACTCTCAAACTGCTCCAAGATAGCCTTTACCACAAATGGCCTTGCTCTTTGGTCAACTCTTCAGATCCTTTGTCATTGGGTATAAAATTGAGTTAGTTCATTATCCCAGCATGCTTTGGGCCAGTGTTCATAGTGGTCCGTTGGGGCTCGTGGTTCCAGCACaggacacacagtcacacaagtTGTTAATGCTCACATACTACATCATACATATTAAGTCAGGGATGCAAAGGAGATCCTTCACATGAGTTCTTCAGGCAGTGGGGCAGAGGCAGACTAACTGAACTGACTGCAGTGGACTAGAATGGGAGACAGGCAAGAAAGGGATGGGGTGAAAGGTGAGGAGACAGGATGTTGCCATGATGCTGAGGGGTCCAGGATGAAGAGAGAACAAtgggtgagagactcccaggctCTGAGGGGGGCTTTATGAGTTGACCACAGAACCCTTTGGCTGCCACGCTGGCGGCTTCCTAAGTAAGGTAGAGGCTAAGCACATCTGAACAGGAAGTTACTTTAGTTTAGATAATATTCCTAAGGTAGACACAGGTCAGAACATGGAGGCCCAGTAGACATGGATGAGTACCTGATGGAGGCCACAAACCAAACCTGATTCTGCAGTGTTTGGTGTGGGCATGACCGTGGGTAGAAGTCAGTATGCTTTCCTCTTAATTCCTTTTACCTGCCTGTCTACCTGTTCTCTGCCACCTTACATCTGCTTACCACACAATTAGCATCTTTCCCTAAGCACAGAGAATGCCTCTAAACCCAGGAAGGAGAGCAGGAGCACTGAACACGCGATGCCAGCGGGAATTGAACTGGAGCCCAATAAACTCTGCTTGAGAGCAGTGCCCCTAGGTCCTCACAAGCCCCACCTGATGGTGCGTGGGGCACAGGTTTTGTATTCCTGCAAGATTTCCTTCAGACAGAGGGATCCTATGCCGGCTTTCCTAGCTGCCTCTGTACACCTAGTCCCTCACTGGTATACAGATCCAGAGGTGCTCTTAAGTTGGTCTGACATTTGGTGTGGCGCTCCTGTGTCATTGGAGTGCTttgtctttgttctcagccctgTTCTGAAGTGCTTATGTGGGTTACTCGCTGTGTGGGACACTGACTGCAATGACCTTAGGCATATTCCAGTAACCCTCAGGAAGAAATGCACGGTCAGAAGGGGTGAAACAGTGGTATGACTTTACAAAGTAGATGAAAATTTTCACTTAGCAAATCTCTAAGAGACAAAATTCTGGGGTTTAGAGCTTGGCCAGAGGAGCCCAGCATTGGCTATCATGTGGTCTAATTGACGGTCATTAGAGATCTACATCTGTGTGTGAGAGGAACCATCTTTGCTGGATGAAGAGACTGTCTCCTTTTCCCTGTCCATACCTGTGTACAAACCTACCATTTCCCTGCTTCT contains:
- the Rgs19 gene encoding regulator of G-protein signaling 19 isoform X2, whose amino-acid sequence is MERRLNPLSVRLTPQGHHATLPRDDTPAAGGAQEPPRGGALRASKRWGSRKSRPLSLGKYRGGACALRPLPGDQQDFGARGRRDSGTRRTQGQRRQTGLPRCPAMTQPPQDLPVAIPAAYAGAAAVAAPGTKNGNELGRFLGKASCNPSPAVKSGKPGLPCARRHQ